In Blautia sp. SC05B48, a single genomic region encodes these proteins:
- a CDS encoding magnesium transporter CorA family protein → MVRIYKTIDGAIHQIQEPEEGCWIALTNPTATEIFEFSEKFDIEVDDLRSPLDEEERSRIEVEDNYTLILVDVPMIEERNDKDWYGTIPLGIIVTGSMIFTICLEDTPVLTRFMEGRVRSFFTYMKTRFIFQILYRNASMYLRYLRIIDKKSEQVEEKLHLSTRNEELIELLELQKSLTYFITSLRSNEVVLEKLLKIDSIKKYPEDTDLLEDVITENKQAIEMANVYSGILNGTMDAFASIISNNMNIVMKVLAIITIVMSIPTIVFSAYGMNVAGSGMPLSRSPLGFLIIILISVAISVVAAIILSKKRFF, encoded by the coding sequence GTGGTAAGGATTTACAAGACAATAGACGGAGCCATCCACCAGATACAGGAACCGGAGGAAGGCTGCTGGATTGCGCTGACGAATCCGACGGCAACAGAGATTTTTGAATTTTCCGAGAAGTTTGATATAGAGGTTGACGATTTACGATCCCCTTTGGATGAGGAAGAACGGTCACGTATCGAAGTTGAGGATAATTATACACTGATCCTGGTTGACGTTCCTATGATCGAGGAACGTAATGACAAGGACTGGTATGGGACAATACCGCTTGGCATCATTGTGACGGGATCTATGATCTTTACCATCTGCCTGGAGGACACACCGGTTCTTACCAGATTTATGGAGGGAAGAGTCCGGAGCTTTTTTACCTATATGAAGACCCGTTTTATCTTTCAGATCCTTTACAGAAATGCGAGTATGTACCTGCGTTATCTGCGTATCATTGACAAAAAAAGTGAGCAGGTGGAAGAAAAACTGCATCTTTCCACAAGAAATGAGGAGCTGATCGAGCTTCTGGAGCTGCAGAAATCCCTGACTTATTTTATTACGTCACTCCGGTCTAACGAGGTTGTGCTGGAGAAGCTTCTGAAGATAGACAGTATCAAGAAATATCCGGAGGACACCGATCTTCTGGAGGATGTCATCACTGAGAATAAGCAGGCGATCGAAATGGCCAATGTGTACAGCGGTATCCTGAACGGAACTATGGATGCTTTTGCATCGATCATCTCCAATAATATGAATATCGTTATGAAGGTACTAGCGATCATTACTATTGTCATGAGTATTCCGACTATTGTGTTCAGTGCTTACGGAATGAATGTGGCTGGTTCCGGTATGCCCTTATCAAGGAGTCCATTGGGATTTCTGATCATTATCCTGATTTCTGTGGCGATCAGTGTTGTGGCAGCGATCATTCTTTCCAAGAAGCGATTTTTCTGA
- the aroC gene encoding chorismate synthase yields MSQSSFGKKFVVTTWGESHGKAIGAVLDGCPAGLSLCEEDIQVFLDRRKPGQSRYTTARKEGDLVEILSGVFEGKTTGTPISLLIRNTDQRSRDYGNIAYSYRPGHADFTFEQKYGFRDYRGGGRSSGRETAGRVAAGAIAIKLLNELGITFTTYARSIGPVEIRSFSEEEIRNNALCMPDADAAAKASAYLEQCLNSQDSAGGVIECRIKNVPAGLGDTVFDKLDATLAHAIMSIGAVKAVEIGDGINVTRLTGSEDNDGFVQKDGIISKTSNHAGGIMGGMSDGSDIILRAHIKPTPSISQSQSTVTNTGENLELEIKGRHDPVIVPRAVVVVEAMAALTITDALFNNMSARMDRIHEFYQR; encoded by the coding sequence ATGAGTCAGTCATCATTCGGAAAAAAATTCGTGGTTACCACCTGGGGAGAATCTCACGGCAAGGCCATCGGTGCCGTTCTCGACGGCTGTCCCGCAGGTCTTTCTCTCTGTGAAGAAGATATCCAGGTTTTTCTTGACCGGAGAAAGCCCGGTCAGAGCCGTTATACAACTGCCCGTAAGGAAGGCGATCTGGTGGAGATCCTTTCCGGAGTTTTTGAAGGAAAGACTACCGGTACTCCAATTTCTCTTCTGATCCGCAATACAGATCAGCGTTCCAGAGATTACGGAAATATCGCATACTCCTATCGTCCCGGTCACGCAGACTTTACCTTTGAACAGAAATATGGATTCCGTGATTACCGTGGAGGTGGACGCTCCTCCGGAAGAGAAACCGCCGGACGTGTGGCAGCCGGTGCCATTGCCATCAAGCTGTTAAACGAACTTGGCATTACATTTACTACCTACGCAAGATCCATCGGTCCTGTAGAGATCCGGTCCTTCTCAGAAGAAGAGATCCGAAATAATGCACTCTGCATGCCAGATGCCGACGCAGCCGCAAAGGCATCTGCCTATCTCGAACAGTGCCTGAACAGTCAGGACAGTGCCGGCGGCGTGATCGAATGCCGCATCAAAAACGTTCCTGCCGGTCTGGGCGATACGGTTTTTGACAAGCTGGATGCTACCCTCGCTCATGCGATCATGTCCATTGGTGCTGTAAAAGCTGTTGAGATCGGTGACGGCATCAATGTGACACGTCTTACCGGTTCCGAAGACAACGACGGTTTTGTACAGAAAGACGGTATTATTTCCAAAACCTCCAACCACGCAGGTGGTATTATGGGCGGTATGAGTGACGGCAGTGATATCATTCTCCGTGCACATATCAAACCGACGCCTTCCATCAGTCAGTCTCAGTCTACTGTGACCAACACCGGAGAAAATCTGGAGCTTGAGATCAAAGGCCGGCATGATCCGGTGATCGTACCACGTGCAGTAGTCGTTGTGGAAGCTATGGCAGCACTTACCATTACAGATGCGCTTTTTAACAATATGAGTGCACGGATGGATCGTATCCACGAATTTTATCAGCGGTAA